aaacagtttaagtttttaagttctaatctgaaaattcttaaattttgaatggatTGTTTAAGTATTtaagactgcattttgaaattcattacataaaaaatgtacgcctaagaagaaaaatctaaaatggaaaattttggaagtaaaagattttaaaattacgcATTGGAAACTTAATGATATCAtacttgaaaaagataacaattctattaatgattaaaaaaaaactattgaactcGAAATaggtcaaatttttcttttaaaaatttgtaaaactcccggacaaaaaataaattcaccctTATTTCCggatctcaaaaaattcccggtgtCCCTGACCGCAGTGCGCGGTTACTCACATGcagatattgcgcaatattatgtattACAATTGGAAATGGTTCGAACGGCCTCGATTTGCGCAGTTCGTTGACGTACGACAATTTGCCaactaaaaatcattataaaagcATCGAAAAAACGACTAAAATATTTTGCGGAATAGTGAGTTGCAGAATAACGTCGCGAACGTGGTCATGCTGAAATAGATCAAAATGTCTGGAAGGTTAGCATATTGCTTGACATAGgagtgcagacaactttttggagaaaatattctaaacgttcaaaaatttatgtttaaatattcatatttttaaagtgaaGAATGTTAGGTAGGAATGTCATTCGTCAGGAAAGTTACCACATGGGACTGCAACTGTATacgactttttggagaaaatatttcaaacgtacATATAAGTTATAAAGGTCTGATGGTAATATTTCGtaagtgtagaatgtattttctcagtcacGTGCAATTCTTTTGTTGATTGATGACCTTTCTGTATCACAAAATATAAtcaacctgaatttaaaaaattttgtttgacactgaaaggtcgtcaatcgacaaaagaatggaacatgactgagaaaatacattctacaatcgacaaatattactattctgacatttatgacttacttttacgtttagaatattttctcgaaaaagtttgATGGATTCTTAAAGAATGTAATGTGTACGAGGGACTTGGAATTGGAGAGACTTCActgcatttgaaaatatttatgatatctcttgaaatcttacGAAAACTTTcacatatttgagaaatctttttaatttttgtaaaaactttagaaatatttctgaaatctcaTTTACACTCAAAAATTTGTCAACCCCTCGTACCCTATAGTTCCAATTAAGTGATGCTGTTCtcgcaataataaaataaagcaaGATTGCTATCAGACTTggtaaaatcattgaattttatttctcgCACCTATTTCAGACTTAACAATTATACACTAAACACATCATTCTTGGTAATTTAGTTTGCAGCCAggagaatgttttgaaattgaatagaaTATACCAGATTTTTACAAAAGTAAACCTGGAAGTCATGTAATTTTGAAACCGGACTTCTGCAGCAACCCTGTAAAGCCATTGAAAGGTAAGGGCACTAAAAGATCAAACCTATTTGAGtattaaacaatgtttataaaatttactttgataATTGTCTTTACTACAATCTCAAGGATATTATTTGAGCCGTATTAATTTTTAGTGAAcaattaataattctattttttctaattacgctgcttttaaatatagttaaagaaaattgtttgccCGCAGGAACAAACttaacaaccaaaaaataaatgaaatattttcgtcGATTCTAGTTCAGAAAAAGATATTTACCATCCTACATGAAACAGTAACTGATCTACCTTATTCTATTGCGTGCTTTTGAATCGCTTTTGGAGATTCTCAAAATAATTCTAAGTACAGTTGATACATTTTACAATAAATGGTTAGGAAATTCGATAAATAAATGCGGCAGACGAtgataaacaaaaattactatCACACGTGGATTTCAACTTACACGATGCACAAATGAGTATGCTTTAAACTTCGATAGGGTTTACGACTATTGCATTTCTTTTCGCTTCCTTCGAATCTTCATCGTGTTGTGGTATTTCGTCTTGACCTCGAATTCTAATATTGTGTTTCTCTTTGTAATCGTTAATCTCGACTCCTTTTTTTGTTAACTGCTCGTTTAAGCTCTCTATAACTTTCGTCAACTGAaagattatatttaatttgaataatttcattaattttctttacctaattattaatttagttgacGACATCAACTATTGTGACGAACCTGTTCTTTATTTGTAACTAAAGCAGGCATCACTTCTTCAACTGTACGTTCACAAAGAATGCCGCCAATCATTCTATAACACTTTTTCTTTGGGTCTACATTTTTCAATGTGTCTATAACAATCCTACAAAAtgtaaataacttttaaagaactggtattattaattaatgattaattgttAGGAAAATTGAAGTCAATAATACAAAggcttttgtttttaaagatattcaaattGCAACCACTATAAAACAAAATCTcgtcttttaattcaaaagtgtCTACACGTACCAAAAAATCCAGCTAAATCTACTGGACGttcggtacaaatagcccctTTTCTAGCTTCCCCTATTCGTACCAAAAATATCCAGCTACTAGTACCGAAGTTATAGTTTCGATACACGTAGCCACGGTTTTTTAATTTCGACTTTAAATGGAAATATGGATGTTATATTCCAGTTTATTCAAACAATACAATTCACTTTAGTTAATACAgaaacttataaatatatttcgaaacgaaaatttcaatttccacCAAATTATCATTCCAATATTTTACTAATACACaccttcatttaaaattactaaaaacagtaaataaaagttCAAGTTCACCTTCTAAATTCtctctataaaaaaagattatattgcaTTCTATTTTTGTAATGTTTATGAAACGTGCACATGGGAATTGCGCCGAAagactttgaatcaaaaataaagtatatCAAGATGATATACACACAAATAAGTTTCTGTTACTCAGTATAAGAAGTAAAATCTGTACTTTGATCACTGTGATTTAAGGCTTCCAAAAGATCTTACATTATTGTGAATTATTTTGAGTTTGGtaagttttgaggttagaatagCGTGACAAGCAAAGTACTTACTTGTGTTCATTTAACTCCATTTCCATCTCGGAAAGTTTGCTAGCCATAATTCTTTGCTCATTTCGAAGAGTCTGAAACCCTGCGAATATTTCTTCATTAGACTTTCCACCTTTCGGcgacgatttcaaagattttttctcGCTTGCCATTTCTACAACCGTATAAGGCTCTGCATTCAAATGCTAAAGAAGTGTCAGCGATTGTCATTTGTATGTGCGATTGGAGGGGATGAAATTACTGTCGATAAAACAGATTTGAAAATAGCTTTGAACGCCTCTGTGAGTGGGAATTCGAActattttatccaattttcaaagcccgggatttttaaatttatatctttcgAGACGATTTATTTAGAGGAATACAttgtgataaattattatttttaagtaatggaTATTCCTACTATATGAAACACGATTGAACACGAAATATAGTGATTTTGtacatgttttttgcaattaataatttaaatgagaaaataatattttgagaatatttgCGATCAATATTTCAATTCAGCCAAAtccttattttaagaattgtctttttatacaaaaaacgctCAAGGATCAAATTCATGAGATTACTTTATATGAAATtactacatattttaattttaaatcattctttatCATTTAGCAGAAAAAAAAGTTCTCGCGATCATCGAACTCAAGTCGAGTCTTTCATCTAGAAGCTGTATAGGTTATGGAAACGAACAAATCGGCAATATGGCCGACCAGATGTGCAGCAGTAGGGTGTCACGGTGGTGTTAGTGTCGCTTTATTTATGTCAAATTATCGCAAGTCCTGTCCAAATCTCGCGTGTTTTCATGGGATCAGTGAGATATTGTGCAGAAGCAGAAACACATCTTGCATGAGGGCCTAGCACACGCTCTCCAGTGCAGCAACCATGAAGTGAGTACATTTTTTTTGATAAGTTCGACCTCCTTCCGAGGCAGAGCACGGCTTCTTTTTTGTTCGCCCCGCTCATTGTTTATGCCTCTTGTCCCGGGCGAGGAAACCTGGGAGGAGGAAGATTGCCCGGTTTCGGATGCCCATCCAGGCTCATCATCGATGAAGAAGGCCGGGAATTTGTCCCATTGAAATGTTGTGGTTTTTTCGAGTCCGTACAATGTCCTCGGGAGGTGATTGCCCTAAACATATATACCGTGGAGCGTGCTCGGAAACGAGTATTTGACAGGAAGATTTTGATGGTGTAGCGGATCTTGTAGTTACAACATGAGCAGGGGCCAGATGTTACCCCAGTCTCCCTCATCTTTTCGACCCCTGGTGTATTCACGCCCGCAATTTCAGCCCCATTTCACCAATTCTAACAAGGTCACTCCCTTGAATTCGACTTTTGCGATTCTTGACTTTAGCTTTCGCGATGCCTAAGGCAGCCTAAGGGCTGCGAACATCTCAGAGAATACGTTTCTGGTCAATCGGCATTCATATTTTCATTCTCATCTGATTCGGAAAATTGTGCTGTATTGATAAATGGTAATTTCTCATTTGACGGATCGAGTTCTTTTCAAAAGTAGAAAGGCGAAtggagtaaaataattaattattctactttAAGCAATTAATCAAATGGTgtagaaaaattgtataaattggtGATGATGGACATTTTtcgcaatttctttttaaaatcgaattcttaacaaacaaagaTAATTATCATAATTATAGTTCCATTTTAAATGTCGCAATTTGAGTTAAATTTTACCAGTTCTCTCAGTTGGAATTATATAATTCCacaattatgtaattaattataactaaattatagaatttgtACTTCTCTCTTTCAAGACCAGGAAAAATgcaagtgaatttatttttcgatctGCGAATTAATCtgtaaaattagtttgaaaaaaaaatcagtcgCTTCACACTTAACTTGATATCACATGGAATTTTAAAAGTGTGGAAATGTGAAAGAATTcgctttttaattctttaaaatttctaccaTTCCAATTTAAATTATACAGGGTTGCTACAAATCATGGAGTTTCAGAAAGTCAGGGAATATAAAACTGATTAGGGAAAATCAGGAAGTTTAACACTGAACAGGGAATGTCACGGAAAACCTGACGAgtcaaggaattttcgataaactaaaattaaatttaatttatgctATTGAGAGttgttcaacaattttcttaaaaattaattctctttcgtagaaattgcatctttcttttgTTACAACCCAcaactggttggttgaaaatgaatctgttttggttgatgattcaacgattttgtttataattcgtgTTTCGTGGTGAAATTCGTCtgcctttggtttaaaattaaaatcttttagttGAATCTAgtcgatgattcatcattttatttgcaaaccttttttctttgttggcagtttaactgtttcgttgacaaTTGactttatttagttgaaaatttatttgtttattgacaTTTTAACTGTTCTTTTGGGggttaaaattaagatttaacgAAATTTCGCTACGAATCACCGGATTTTTTCGGTACGAATAGGGGCGCTGGAAATTTGGCTGTTTGTTCCGAATTTTCGGTACGAATAGTCGGATTTTTTGGAACGCTCCTAAAATTAATATActcgttttctttttttggttgataaattaatgtattttgttgaaaatctgtctttctgtagaaagttgatctttttttttttaatattcatcttcattttagttaaataataaattctctggataaaaatgtaactattttattgtaaattaatcctTTACAATGTAAatgcaaatattattaaatatttatttttttgttgatgaaaatttgattattttgccaCAAAGtccatatttttggattgaaaattcaactgttttccagaaaactcatctttgttgcttaaaagctcaacattttggatgagattttttttctcttattgattgaaaaatatttcttggttcgAATTTTGCCTATTTTAGTTGAGGActcaacaactttgtttaaaattgtttttattttgtttaattcaagtcttttttgtttaaaataataataatttttgttgtaaatatcaactattacactttgtttgagttaaaaagtcaactgtttggtttaaaattgatgtattttatgtatgtattaattaatttgtggGTGGACTGTTATCAAATGCTGCATGATTGCTGTCACCAAAagtgttttaattaaattgagaaccgattttttttactttaacattGTTGATTTACTAGGTGTAAAGGTTGTTTTTATTCCCGaaggaaaaattaagaattggtCAGGAAAAAGTTCAGGGACAGTCAGGAcatttcgaaattgggattttgtagcccCCCTCAAATATGTTTTTGGTATTTGACGCGGCGTTTTACTCcgaaattataaagttttaagctttgctaattttaatttttttttcaattttgaaaagtttgattttGAAGTTCAGTTTGAGCATACATATTCTGATTTCAGACGAATAATTTCTCatgtatttcttaatttttatttatttatcgatTTTGCATATTTTATGAGTGTGagattcaaagttttaaaaattgactttttatatattgataaaatatttggaaataaatgatTGTGTAACTGTTTGcggtttttttacatttgtttgaagaatatatcgccttcaattttttaaagattccattcAGAAAAATGTGATGATAACGTAAAAATAATGCATGAAATGCATTATTTAAGGTTGCGGGAATAAAATACCAAGGAATAataggttatttttatttaatatattgaactttGAATCATATC
This Belonocnema kinseyi isolate 2016_QV_RU_SX_M_011 chromosome 3, B_treatae_v1, whole genome shotgun sequence DNA region includes the following protein-coding sequences:
- the LOC117170218 gene encoding prefoldin subunit 2, translated to MASEKKSLKSSPKGGKSNEEIFAGFQTLRNEQRIMASKLSEMEMELNEHKIVIDTLKNVDPKKKCYRMIGGILCERTVEEVMPALVTNKEQLTKVIESLNEQLTKKGVEINDYKEKHNIRIRGQDEIPQHDEDSKEAKRNAIVVNPIEV